From one Chiloscyllium plagiosum isolate BGI_BamShark_2017 chromosome 24, ASM401019v2, whole genome shotgun sequence genomic stretch:
- the adprm gene encoding manganese-dependent ADP-ribose/CDP-alcohol diphosphatase, with product METEAAEVNLCFTFGVIADIQYADTENGFNYSRTRERYYRNSLQLLRSALQEWNEEVITPRFILQLGDIIDGCNSQLKSSDHALQVVINEFAKSLSPVHHIWGNHEFYNFNREQLLNSSLNSKHLGNGKLFDNGDSNIKSDLDPDDPDAFYGYHFSPFPKFRFILTDTYDLSVLGRKKDSKKHRYSLQKLKSNNRNENLNSPKGLDGLNSRFLAFNGGFSQEQMEWLNKILTFSDNNQEKVTVIGHLPVHPYSTDPMCIAWNYDEILSVLHAHTSVVCFIAGHDHDGGYYLDDHGIHHLTLEGVIETPPESHAFGTIRVYEDRMILKGRGRIPERVLHFDKHK from the exons atggaGACTGAAGCAGCAGAAGTCAACCTGTGTTTTACTTTTGGAGTCATAGCAGACATTCAGTATGCTGACACAGAGAATGGCTTCAATTATTCAAGGACAAGAGAACGTTACTATAGAAACAGCCTCCAGTTACTCCGCAGTGCTCTTCAAGAATGGAATGAAGAAGTGATCACTCCCAGGTTTATTCTGCAGCTTGGTGACATCATTGATGGATGCAATTCACAGCTAAAGTCGTCAGATCATGCACTTCAAGTGGTCATAAATGAATTTGCAAAGTCTCTGTCTCCAGTTCACCATATCTGGGGAAATCATGAATTTTATAATTTTAACAGGGAGCAGCTACTTAACTCATCTCTCAATAGCAAACACTTAGGAAATGGCAAACTCTTTGACAATGGAGACAGTAACATTAAATCAGACTTGGACCCTGATGATCCTGATGCCTTTTATGGCTACCATTTTAGTCCATTTCCTAAATTCCGCTTCATATTAACTGACACATACGATCTCAGTGTTCTGGGAAGGAAAAAGGATAGCAAGAAACATCGCTATTCGCTACagaaactgaaatcaaacaacagaaatgaaaatcttAATAGCCCCAAAG GTCTCGATGGACTGAATTCACGCTTTCTGGCATTCAATGGAGGTTTCAGTCAAGAACAGATGGAATGGCTAAACAAGATACTCACTTTCTCTGATAATAACCAGGAAAAGGTTACAGTTATTG GTCATCTTCCTGTCCACCCATACTCGACAGATCCAATGTGCATTGCCTGGAACTATGATGAAATCCTCTCGGTGTTGCATGCACACACAAGTGTAGTGTGTTTTATCGCAGGCCATGATCACGATGGTGGTTACTACTTGGATGATCATGGAATTCACCATCTTACCTTGGAAGGTGTGATTGAAACACCACCAGAAAGCCATGCATTTGGTACTATTCGTGTATATGAAGACAGAATGATTTTAAAGGGAAGGGGCAGGATTCCTGAAAGAGTTCTACACTTTGACAAACATAAATGA